A part of Desulfomicrobium baculatum DSM 4028 genomic DNA contains:
- a CDS encoding sensor histidine kinase: MTQPSEVKDHAPLTNKAKTSPRLMSGQLTVLSILVAMVPILCIATLGYVFYDTAFREKTHALLAQKAMSSVQSLDSFLEEKISNLRQETGAATIPELSDPGHLRARLHSLQNAYQGVFIGLDLVDASGTIIAGTTDDKSQTVPVEKSWFAQAISRPQFVSNLALRETSCFLAVRITSEQTAWLLRAHLDPDLIQEKIRLFHPGGPGGAFFLDRQGAYSAGSGAEPGSREAAHLLAQQFFPEGRPVVLEAKGANGQVSLYGCAPLRSTGNILAIHQPKAQLLRPLFKARLLALAIIIAGFAGIVVTALALARRTEQRLLKAEMELQQMQKHVMDAGKLAAIGELAAGVAHEINNPLAIMMENAGWIQDLLKSDDPHSEENTEEIFSSLQTITTQGHRCREITHKLLSFARKADSATKAVNINSLLDDIAGFARQKAKYRNVEIRLSLDPNAGEVDSSPAEIQQIILNLVNNAIDAIEHDDGMVQLRSFREHSFVRIDVEDNGQGIPADILPQIFEPFFTTKDAGKGTGLGLSICRDLLSKMGGSISVDSAPGQGCVFHVRLPASSPK, encoded by the coding sequence ATGACCCAACCCTCTGAAGTCAAAGACCACGCGCCCCTGACAAACAAAGCCAAAACGTCTCCGCGCCTCATGAGCGGACAATTGACTGTCCTCTCCATATTGGTGGCCATGGTGCCGATCCTGTGCATCGCGACCCTGGGCTATGTCTTTTACGATACGGCGTTCCGGGAAAAAACCCACGCGCTCCTGGCGCAAAAAGCCATGAGTTCGGTTCAGAGCCTGGACAGCTTCCTCGAAGAAAAAATCTCCAACCTCCGGCAAGAGACAGGCGCCGCAACCATCCCGGAACTGTCGGACCCCGGCCATCTGCGCGCCCGCCTGCACTCGCTGCAAAACGCCTATCAAGGCGTTTTCATCGGCCTTGACCTCGTCGACGCAAGCGGCACGATCATCGCAGGTACCACCGACGACAAATCGCAGACAGTCCCCGTCGAAAAATCATGGTTTGCGCAGGCCATAAGCCGCCCGCAGTTTGTCAGCAATCTGGCCTTGCGCGAGACATCCTGCTTTCTTGCCGTACGCATCACCTCCGAACAGACCGCCTGGCTACTGCGGGCTCACCTCGATCCGGACCTGATTCAGGAAAAGATCCGCCTCTTTCATCCCGGAGGACCGGGAGGAGCGTTCTTCCTGGACCGCCAGGGCGCGTACAGCGCCGGCAGTGGCGCCGAACCGGGCAGCAGAGAGGCCGCGCACCTGCTGGCCCAGCAATTTTTCCCCGAAGGCAGGCCTGTCGTACTCGAAGCCAAGGGCGCAAACGGCCAGGTCAGTCTTTACGGCTGCGCCCCACTGCGATCCACAGGCAACATCTTGGCCATCCATCAGCCCAAGGCCCAGTTGCTGCGACCGCTGTTCAAGGCCCGCCTTCTGGCCCTGGCCATCATCATCGCCGGCTTCGCCGGCATCGTCGTCACCGCGCTGGCTCTGGCCAGACGGACGGAGCAACGCCTGCTCAAAGCCGAAATGGAACTGCAGCAGATGCAAAAACACGTCATGGATGCAGGCAAGCTGGCCGCCATTGGCGAACTTGCCGCCGGGGTCGCTCACGAGATCAACAATCCCCTGGCCATCATGATGGAGAACGCGGGCTGGATTCAGGATCTGCTCAAATCGGATGACCCGCACAGTGAAGAGAACACCGAAGAAATCTTCTCATCCCTGCAAACCATCACCACCCAGGGCCACCGCTGCCGGGAGATCACGCACAAGCTGCTCAGTTTCGCACGCAAGGCCGACAGCGCCACAAAGGCGGTGAACATCAACTCGCTGCTGGACGACATCGCCGGGTTCGCGCGGCAGAAGGCCAAATATCGGAACGTGGAAATCAGGCTGAGCCTCGACCCCAACGCGGGGGAAGTCGACAGCTCGCCTGCGGAAATCCAGCAGATCATACTGAACCTCGTCAACAACGCCATCGACGCCATCGAGCACGACGACGGAATGGTGCAGCTGCGTTCCTTCCGCGAGCACAGCTTCGTGCGCATCGATGTCGAGGACAACGGGCAAGGCATCCCCGCAGACATTCTGCCCCAGATTTTCGAGCCGTTCTTCACCACCAAGGACGCCGGCAAAGGTACGGGCCTGGGCCTGTCCATTTGCCGGGATCTTCTCTCCAAAATGGGCGGCTCCATCAGCGTGGACTCCGCCCCTGGCCAAGGATGCGTTTTTCATGTCCGCCTGCCTGCGAGTTCCCCGAAATGA
- a CDS encoding GspE/PulE family protein, producing MPKDNPNNSEPASHGELIDILIKEGLLSEKQALHAARLRTKLVRPKPLLEIVKELGYVTADQVTAAIRKNKLSMRIGSLLLELGLISEADLEAAFQIQRTSKTPQKLGEVLVNNNFIKEFKLLEALSMQLGYPFVDPRFTNLDVSLLHQIPVTYRNKASYVPIERQEHQVVVAFANVLDMDDQEEARTIFPEGILPAIATRESIIETYQRFERGSQTKESLDDDSASGIVERIILDAIELDVSDIHMEPLPDRLRIRFRRDGVLEPYKDFPREIIPNISSRIKIMCKADIAEKRRHQGGRILFEYPGGELDMRASFYVTIHGEAIVLRLLNRQGNLIDIASVGMYPKILKRFLEGALSRPSGVVIITGPTGSGKTTTVYSCIHHLNTPLLSIITAEEPVEYVIPGISQCSIDPKINLTFEETLRHIVRQDPDVILIGEIRDNYSAEVAVQAALTGHKVLTTFHTEDSIGGLIRLMNMDIEAFLISSTVVSVVAQRLLRRICPECSQPYKPSPGELQLFGYTQATIQGSNFRKGTGCAHCRYTGYRGRIAVFELLILDEMVRAAILERRTSFDIRKIALESAGLVTLFEEGLVKAAEGQTTLEEVMRCLPLVLKPRPLEETRRLLGV from the coding sequence ATGCCCAAGGATAATCCCAATAACAGCGAGCCCGCCAGCCACGGCGAACTCATCGACATCCTTATCAAAGAAGGGTTGCTCTCGGAAAAACAGGCGCTCCATGCGGCGCGGCTACGTACAAAGCTCGTCCGCCCCAAACCTTTGCTCGAAATCGTCAAGGAACTCGGGTACGTCACCGCCGACCAGGTCACCGCTGCCATCCGCAAGAACAAGCTGTCCATGCGCATCGGAAGTTTGCTGCTGGAACTCGGACTGATCAGCGAGGCAGACCTTGAAGCCGCCTTCCAGATCCAGCGCACGAGCAAGACCCCGCAAAAGCTTGGCGAAGTCCTCGTCAACAACAATTTCATCAAGGAATTCAAGCTCCTTGAAGCGCTCTCCATGCAGCTTGGCTACCCCTTTGTCGATCCCAGATTCACCAACCTCGACGTCTCCCTTCTGCATCAGATTCCGGTCACGTACAGAAACAAGGCATCCTATGTGCCCATCGAGAGACAGGAGCATCAGGTCGTCGTGGCTTTTGCCAATGTGCTGGACATGGACGACCAGGAGGAGGCGCGCACCATTTTTCCCGAAGGGATTCTGCCGGCCATCGCCACGCGGGAGTCCATCATCGAGACCTACCAGCGCTTCGAACGCGGATCACAGACCAAGGAATCTCTTGATGACGATTCGGCCTCGGGCATCGTCGAACGCATCATCCTCGACGCCATCGAACTCGACGTCAGCGACATCCACATGGAACCCCTCCCCGACCGCCTGCGCATCCGCTTCCGCCGGGACGGGGTGCTTGAACCCTACAAGGACTTCCCGCGCGAGATAATCCCCAACATCTCAAGCCGCATCAAGATCATGTGCAAGGCGGATATCGCCGAGAAGCGCCGCCACCAGGGCGGACGCATCCTGTTCGAATACCCCGGCGGCGAACTCGACATGCGCGCCTCCTTTTACGTGACCATCCACGGCGAGGCCATCGTGCTGCGGTTGCTGAACCGGCAGGGCAACCTCATCGACATCGCAAGCGTCGGGATGTACCCGAAGATTCTCAAGCGCTTCCTTGAAGGTGCGCTGTCCAGACCCAGCGGCGTCGTGATCATCACCGGTCCCACCGGGTCGGGCAAGACGACTACGGTCTACAGCTGCATCCACCACCTGAACACGCCGCTCCTGTCCATCATCACGGCCGAAGAGCCCGTTGAATACGTCATACCGGGCATCTCCCAGTGTTCCATCGATCCCAAGATCAACCTGACCTTCGAGGAGACCCTGCGTCACATCGTGCGCCAGGACCCCGACGTCATCCTCATCGGCGAGATCCGCGACAATTATTCGGCGGAGGTGGCCGTGCAGGCGGCGCTGACCGGGCACAAGGTCCTGACCACCTTCCACACCGAAGACTCCATCGGCGGCCTGATCCGGCTCATGAACATGGACATCGAGGCCTTCCTCATCTCCTCCACCGTGGTCAGCGTGGTTGCACAGCGCCTGCTGCGGCGCATCTGCCCGGAGTGCTCCCAGCCGTACAAGCCAAGCCCCGGCGAGCTGCAGCTCTTCGGCTACACACAGGCCACGATCCAGGGCTCGAATTTTCGCAAGGGCACGGGCTGCGCCCACTGCCGCTACACAGGGTATCGAGGCCGCATCGCGGTGTTCGAACTGCTCATTCTCGATGAAATGGTCCGTGCCGCCATCCTGGAGCGGCGGACCAGCTTCGACATTCGCAAGATCGCCCTGGAGAGCGCGGGGCTTGTGACCTTGTTCGAGGAAGGTTTGGTCAAGGCCGCCGAAGGCCAGACCACTCTGGAAGAGGTCATGCGCTGCCTGCCTCTCGTTCTGAAACCACGCCCACTGGAAGAAACCCGCCGCCTGCTCGGAGTTTAG
- a CDS encoding HDOD domain-containing protein — protein sequence MNEAKSFIEILKEHVNSDKAQLPPFNRTGLAIQQEMARPDPDMQVIEKQILRDPAVAGQLLKVANSSFYRGMIEVTTVRNAMVRLGLAEVSNLVTLLTQKQSFTTPDPFIREYMDQLWIHSVACALGAKWIAKECRLPSKMNEAFFAGLLHDIGKAFLLMAIADLKQSGQLGEDVPQTFIEEVLDTLHQSIGAQLLKKWNLPEIYCTVAEHHHDESMDGQDVVLLIVSLANKVLAKAGIGIMHTPDIDLATSPEAIQLDLSEIKVAELELTMEDYVEFVGEVG from the coding sequence ATGAACGAGGCCAAGTCTTTTATCGAAATCCTGAAGGAGCATGTGAATTCGGACAAGGCGCAGCTCCCGCCCTTCAATCGCACCGGCCTTGCCATCCAGCAGGAAATGGCGAGGCCCGACCCGGATATGCAGGTCATCGAAAAGCAGATTCTGCGGGACCCGGCCGTGGCCGGCCAGCTCCTCAAGGTCGCCAACTCATCCTTTTACCGGGGCATGATCGAAGTGACCACGGTCAGAAACGCCATGGTCCGCCTCGGCCTGGCCGAAGTCTCCAACCTGGTCACCCTGCTGACCCAGAAACAATCCTTCACCACTCCGGACCCCTTCATCCGCGAATACATGGATCAGCTCTGGATCCACTCCGTGGCCTGCGCCCTTGGCGCCAAATGGATCGCCAAGGAATGCCGGCTGCCAAGCAAGATGAATGAAGCCTTTTTCGCAGGGCTCCTGCACGACATCGGCAAGGCCTTTTTGCTCATGGCCATCGCCGACCTGAAACAAAGCGGACAGCTGGGCGAAGACGTTCCGCAGACTTTTATCGAGGAAGTTCTCGACACCCTGCACCAAAGCATCGGAGCGCAACTGCTCAAAAAATGGAACCTGCCGGAGATCTATTGCACGGTGGCTGAGCATCACCACGATGAAAGCATGGACGGCCAGGATGTCGTTCTGCTCATAGTCAGCCTGGCCAACAAGGTCCTGGCCAAGGCCGGAATCGGGATCATGCACACCCCCGATATCGATCTGGCGACCAGTCCCGAAGCGATTCAACTGGACCTCTCCGAGATCAAGGTCGCCGAACTGGAATTGACCATGGAGGATTACGTCGAATTTGTCGGGGAAGTGGGCTGA
- a CDS encoding DUF2207 domain-containing protein: protein MAGIRIRIFLAALFTLLFCAPLLAESERILDFSSLVLIDPDGSMVVTETITVQATGAQIKRGIVREFPTLYTGRDGSRVRVGFTLLDVKRDGVTEPYHTENMSNGVAVYVGSKDVFLQPGRYSYSLIYRTTRQLGFFDDHDELYWNVNGNGWRLPFDQVRCEVRLPGEARALEAVAYEGPMGSTDSRAFPAGGQQEVTFVSSRPYAPGEGLTIAVSWPKGFVTPPPVTEQAAQVLARGGGVLPVGIGVALLAIYYVLAWMKVGRDPAKGVIIPRFAPPHGFSPAMVRMLWRMQFDNGAFTAAVVNMAVKGALKIGDNAKMHLTLADQAPVSLSMGERAAWDELRKAGTSIELKNVNHKVIRGARQAIKDKLKRELSSNYFLSNTGWLAPGLAITLASVAGMVWAASIPPEALFLCVWLTFWTFGCFTLVRQVGTAWQGRGVRGKISALVLSVFAIPFLAAEAIGLWFLSSQLGFAVMFGFGVMIAMNALFYELLKAPTRIGRQTLDEIEGFKLYLSVAEEDRLNFIHPPDETPELFEKFLPYAMALGVENQWGERFARLLDQAGYEPGWYEGRHWNRMHPGVFASSLGSGMQSAVSSASSAPGSSSGMGGGGSSGGGGGGGGGGGW, encoded by the coding sequence ATGGCGGGCATCCGTATCCGCATATTTCTGGCCGCGCTGTTCACGCTGCTTTTCTGCGCGCCCCTGCTGGCCGAGAGCGAACGAATCCTCGATTTTTCCTCCCTGGTCCTCATTGATCCGGACGGGTCCATGGTGGTCACCGAGACGATCACGGTCCAGGCCACGGGGGCGCAGATCAAACGCGGCATCGTGCGCGAGTTCCCGACGCTCTACACCGGTCGCGACGGGAGTCGGGTGCGCGTCGGGTTCACGCTTCTGGACGTGAAGCGCGACGGCGTGACCGAGCCGTACCACACCGAGAACATGTCCAACGGGGTGGCCGTCTATGTCGGCAGCAAGGATGTCTTTTTGCAGCCGGGCCGTTATTCCTACAGCCTCATATACCGCACCACCAGACAGCTGGGTTTTTTTGACGATCACGACGAACTCTATTGGAACGTGAACGGCAATGGCTGGCGCCTGCCCTTTGACCAGGTTCGCTGCGAGGTGCGGCTGCCGGGCGAGGCCCGGGCTCTTGAGGCCGTGGCCTACGAAGGACCCATGGGTAGCACGGACAGCCGCGCTTTTCCCGCCGGCGGACAGCAGGAGGTGACCTTTGTTTCTTCGCGTCCGTATGCCCCCGGCGAGGGGCTGACCATCGCGGTGTCCTGGCCCAAGGGCTTCGTCACTCCGCCACCGGTCACGGAACAGGCGGCGCAGGTCCTGGCCAGAGGAGGGGGGGTGCTTCCCGTGGGCATCGGAGTCGCTTTGCTTGCCATCTATTATGTCCTGGCCTGGATGAAGGTCGGCCGCGATCCGGCCAAAGGCGTGATCATACCCCGTTTTGCGCCGCCGCACGGATTTTCTCCAGCCATGGTCCGCATGTTGTGGCGCATGCAATTCGACAACGGAGCCTTCACCGCGGCCGTGGTCAACATGGCGGTCAAGGGGGCGCTGAAGATCGGCGACAACGCGAAGATGCACCTGACATTGGCCGACCAGGCCCCGGTCAGCCTCTCCATGGGCGAGCGGGCGGCCTGGGACGAACTGCGCAAGGCCGGTACAAGCATCGAGCTCAAGAATGTGAACCACAAGGTCATCAGAGGCGCCAGGCAGGCCATAAAGGACAAACTGAAGAGGGAGCTGTCCTCCAATTACTTCCTGTCCAACACGGGCTGGCTTGCGCCGGGGCTGGCCATCACCCTGGCCTCGGTGGCGGGCATGGTCTGGGCAGCTTCTATTCCTCCCGAGGCGCTCTTCCTTTGCGTGTGGCTGACGTTCTGGACTTTCGGTTGTTTCACGCTGGTGCGTCAGGTCGGCACGGCGTGGCAGGGCAGGGGTGTTCGGGGCAAGATCTCGGCCCTGGTGCTGTCCGTCTTTGCGATCCCATTTCTGGCGGCTGAGGCGATTGGGTTGTGGTTTCTCTCCAGCCAGCTTGGGTTCGCGGTCATGTTCGGGTTTGGGGTCATGATCGCCATGAACGCGCTTTTCTATGAACTCCTGAAGGCGCCGACGCGCATCGGGCGTCAGACTTTGGACGAGATCGAAGGCTTTAAGCTCTATCTTTCCGTGGCCGAGGAGGACCGGCTTAATTTCATTCATCCTCCGGATGAGACTCCCGAGCTTTTTGAGAAGTTTCTGCCCTACGCCATGGCGCTGGGCGTTGAAAACCAGTGGGGCGAAAGGTTCGCGCGCCTGCTGGATCAGGCAGGATACGAGCCTGGCTGGTATGAGGGCCGTCACTGGAACCGGATGCACCCAGGCGTTTTCGCGTCAAGCCTGGGGAGCGGCATGCAGTCTGCCGTGTCCTCGGCCTCATCTGCGCCGGGCAGTTCCTCGGGCATGGGCGGGGGCGGCTCGTCCGGCGGCGGAGGCGGTGGAGGCGGCGGGGGCGGATGGTGA
- a CDS encoding LemA family protein, with product MIAFLVVLALAVAILLWAILLYNGLVRMRNMVQEAWSGIDVQLKRRTDLIPNLVSTVKGYAEHEKGTLEEVIRLRGLAQNAHGVGETAQAQGLLGAALGKLFALAESYPELKANANFAQLQASLGEIEEQIQLARRYYNGAARNLNIAVESFPSNLVAGRFGFEKAEFFELESPSERAVPKVEF from the coding sequence ATGATCGCTTTTCTTGTCGTGCTCGCCCTGGCGGTCGCCATTTTGCTGTGGGCCATCCTGCTCTATAACGGCCTGGTGCGCATGCGCAACATGGTACAGGAGGCCTGGAGCGGGATCGACGTGCAGCTCAAACGGCGCACGGACCTGATCCCCAACCTCGTGTCCACGGTCAAGGGGTACGCCGAGCACGAAAAGGGCACCTTGGAAGAGGTCATCCGTCTGCGCGGCCTGGCCCAGAACGCCCATGGCGTGGGTGAGACGGCCCAGGCGCAGGGGCTCCTGGGGGCGGCGCTGGGCAAGCTCTTCGCCCTGGCCGAAAGCTATCCGGAACTCAAAGCCAACGCCAATTTCGCCCAGCTGCAGGCGTCCCTGGGCGAGATCGAGGAACAGATCCAGCTGGCCCGGCGTTATTACAACGGGGCCGCGCGCAATCTGAACATCGCGGTGGAGTCGTTTCCGTCCAACCTGGTCGCCGGACGCTTCGGCTTTGAAAAGGCGGAATTCTTCGAGCTCGAAAGTCCGTCGGAGCGGGCCGTGCCCAAGGTGGAATTCTAG